From Falco naumanni isolate bFalNau1 chromosome 4, bFalNau1.pat, whole genome shotgun sequence:
AAAGAGTAGGTCAGAATCACCTAGCAGGAATGATTAGAACCTAGATAACAGACTTGAGATTAAAGATGATCGGATACAGTATTTACGTAGGAGAATGCATTGAGATGtcaaaatgtagaattaatgggaactggggagggTAGACTGGAAAAACCCGTGGAAGAGGTGGAATTACCACatgtccattaggagttatccaccatccagctaggtttttcttagcatttagTAACTGAcctaatttgtcatcttcttctgaatatcttgttttttccccgggaagggttactgttttaggAGGAATTACTGCCATCTGTAATGCTTGTTCCTTTGCTACCTTTCTTGCCGTTTTGTCGGCCAAATTGTTTccagcaattatttttgtattcccgATTCGATGTGCGTTACAGTGTGTGATTGCTACTTGACCTGGTCtctgaactgcttgcaataattgtaaaatttccttttgatgaTTAATGTTTGGAGAAGTACCtgactggtcgtttccagcttcctatctTCTGAGTTAACACCCCCGGTGCAAGGTGTTGCCTctcatgaacaaacaactgaaaatctttGGTTAAATCCAGGAGTCCCAAAGCAGGCGCAGACACATTAAGGCACGTTTTAACTCTACAAAAGCCCTTGGCTGCTGTGGGCCCCGTACAAAGGGAGAATTCTTTTGAGCCTCATACAacggtttagctattagcccatagttcataatccaaaggcgacaccacccTGTCATTCCCAAAAAGGCTCagagttcatgaatatttctcggctcaggtatactGCAAATGGTTTCTTTACGATCTTTTCCTAACTgtcgttgtccttttgaaatttcaaaaccCAGATATACCACAGTCTGGTGGGCTGTTTGGgtttcttcctggataccttgtacccatttagtcccaggCATTGCAAGAGATCgatagtcacctgtatacaagtaaacctttcttctgtagcggtttgtcctgtttccagatcTCAAGTTCCTTTGCCAGCTGGTTTCCAAGAATggttggactgtttttaaatccttggggtaatcttGTCCATGTTAACGGCATCTTTCGCCCAGTTTGTGGATTTTCCCattccatttgcttttgcaaacacttttctgcttcccttttccagaggtatacaaaagaaagcatctttcaaatcaagcactgtaaaccactgataagtctccTTTAACACTGTTAACAACGTATCAggatttgctactacaggataaatgtccttaactatttgatttactgctttAAAGTCTTGCACCGGCCTATAGTCACCCGAAGGTTTTCTcactggtaaaataggagtattatactcagattcatattcttccaaaattttatactccacAAATTTGTCAATCAGTTTCTTTAgttcctgtctcacttctggtTTGATTGGATATTGCTTAATTTTCACTGTCCCTGCACCTTCCTTTAAGTCTGTTTTGACAGGCTCTGCTAGTTTCGGTTCTCAAGGAGTAGCTGCTTCCCATACtgtagggatcactgccaaatccacctctgGTGGGATTTCCTGctcctttactttttcttgtatcatcaggatttctcccgtttttgactcaggtgttttcaagaaaagttctccttcctcaaaaacaatttgtgcatttaatttggataacaaatccCTTCCTAACAAGGGTAtcggacattctggtacatacaagAATTCACgtgtaattatcttatttccaaatttcaaatccaggggttgcaggaatggcctgttttcttctttccctgttgctcCTATTTTATTGGCCGGTTTTGctccaatttttcctttacaggcaTTTAATACCAAAAATGTCGCTCCTGTGTCCACTAAAAATTTAACTCCTTTTTCTCCCCGCTTAATTATAACCGGAGGCTCAGCTGGGTTCCCCTCCGGTCCCCTTCAATCATCTAAAACCATTACTTTGGCTATCTCTTGCTGAACATTCCTATTCTTAGGACAATCTCTTTTCCAATGCCCTTCCTCTCTAAGCAAGGCACACTGATTTATTCCTAAGAACAAATCCACATATGGCATTTCACTccatttcccctcccttttacagaacagcattaactgcagaatAGTGTTGTAATTCAGCGTCCCAttcatgggccacttttcctgatcttCCAACGTATACAGAGGCCACCAATGATTACAATACAAAGCTCCACTAAAATGTTTCttataattttatattcctATTGAAATAACTCTGTAAGATCAAATGTGTTTCAATATAATCAAATGTGGTTGCTAATTCTAACtaataatgtaattatttgttACAATATTTGTAACAAGCCCAGGGGAGGGAGCGTTTGGGCAGCTCATTGCCTGACCCCGGGTCTCTTCCCCGCCGCCACAGCTTTGTCCCTCAGAGGTGACATCCGTGCTGGCAGCCCCGGGGCTCCCCCCACATGCGTATCACTCGCTGGGCCCAGCCGGCCACGTCGGCTGCATCGTCCACCTGCCAGTGCCGCGGtgccctgggctctgcctgcccagaaGCCACCCAAGAAGCGGCGAAATGACTTTGTCAGCCTGTGGCAgcagcgggctggggggctctgggAGCAAAAGTCTGAACTGAACCGGAGCTTCCCTGTAGGGGTGGTTGAATCGGTGTCGTGCCGGGGGGTGGCCAgggctcccctctgcccccctccATGCCGGCCAGCTTGGCCCTTCCGCACCCtcaatgctctttttttctttacagtgttAAAGAAACGCCTGGTGAAGCTTGTTGTCAACTTTCTCTTCTACTTCCGGACAGACGAAGCAGAGGTACGGAACCTGCTCTGGTGGTCGTGCTGGttgttttcctccctctctgtctttttctgtgcaTTGATGGTGGCGCCTTTGTAAAGTGGTAACAGGCTGCCAGAGTCACGACCGAGCACCCACTTTCCCTCTTCCGTCAACTCAGTGGACACTCATAGCAGGGAGAAGCAGCGCTGCCCTCTTAACACACCCGGGTGCTTCTCCACTGAGCTTGGAACAAACCTTTTAAACACAACCTCAGAACTGCAAAGGGTGGAgactgtgactttttttttgatCAGACTGTGCCTTATCATGCCAAACTGTGAGGGGAAGCTTATCCTTTGCTCTCCCAGGAAGAGAATTAGCAGcgtttcttcttttttattacatgAATGTTACTTGCAGCCAATGCACGCTGTTACTGGGAAGCTTTTGTGGCCATACCCTGCCAGTGTGGTTATTTTGGGCATGCAGAGGTCCTGCTCGgggctagaaaaaaaagaagtgatggaCAGGACCTTGCCACTACTGAGATCTGCTCGTTTTTAATGAATCCTGTGATAACTTGTTGGTAAAGATTCTCTTCTAAAGAAATTAGTGTAAAAGCAATCTTAGTAATGTGTCTGAAGAAAGGTGCTGGGTGCACGCTGGTGCTGCAAACAAAGGAACCAGAAAGCTTTTAGTGGTGTTTTTAGATTTAGTccatcataaatattttaccCTGATAATGGCCAAGCTCCTATTTTCAGAAAaccccttttctcccttctgccaGACTGCAGGCGCTAATCGCTGCTTTGCTAGAGCCGCAGCTGCAGTTCTCAGGGTGTCCAAGGTGCTGAGCAGTCGCCCCggcatgtgtctgtgtgcaggctgggctggggctcccCCGCAGCGTGGGCCGAGGTCCTGAGGACACGGCGCGGTGCCTTcgctgctgcccagggctgctctgctctctccttttctggtgtttttttgtaAGCACTCACATGTGTGTTCTGATGGAGGGGAGAGGATGTTCTGAAACGGATCAGAAATAGTTCAGCAGGTAGGTGGAGGGTGCGGATGTAAAGCCGTTGTGCCAAAAATAGGTGGTAAACCAGGATTTTCAGTATCTTCCCTGCTGCCTTATTGGCCTCTCTCATTTTGTTTAGCTTGGgcaaaagaatttgcttgtGCGTTGCTTTTGTGGTATCACCGGTTGGTTCTCGTGTCCTTGCTCAGTGTGCACTGGCGAACAAACAGTACCTGCCTACCGCCTGTCTGCTTATCCTGAGCTGTTCTAGTCTGTCACCATGCTGTTCTCAACCTCTTGCAAAGCTTCAGGACTGCCCTTGCCGAGTCTGGTGTGAGTTGTTCTGCGTGTcatgttaaatatttcatcttcGTTTGATTTACTGAGTGAGGAAGTAAACAACTGGGCTGCCTTTGCATCACAGAAACGAATGCGAAAGCCCAGGCTGAATCTGAGCAAGTAGAAATGAACGTGTGCAAAGCGTTACAGGTAAGACAGTGAAGCACGTCAGTGGACACAAAAAGGTCGATTAAAAGAACATGGAACATTCCTGCAATTAGACTGAATTTTAAGTAGCGCCAGGTTATGAAACTTGCTTAAAAGCCACCAGGCAAACCCCTGGGTTCAGAGCGCTGCCGCACCGGTAGACAATGTTGGTTAAATTCTCTCACTGGGTCTTTTCCAGCCGAttggagctctgctgctggagcactgcaGGATCACCAAAGAGGAGGACGTCTTCTCCATCAGTGAGTTCTGCCTATGCTTTCCCTGTGCGTTTCCTGCAGGGCAAATAGCGCTAcgtgaaaggaaatgttttgctcCTTAGTTCCTGCTTTTCCCTATGCTAACAGTGAGGTAGGTCAGGGCTGCCGAGCCCTCCTGCCCCTcgggttggggggggggggggtgtcagggcTGCCGAGCCCTTCCCCTCAGCTGCCAGCTGTTACTCTGCCGAGCCCCATCCCGAGCCCAGCGATATTCCATTGCTGGCTGGAACAGCCTGTGGGATTCGCACAGTTGCACGCGAGGAGGGAAGCAGCAATGACAGAGAGACCACAGCTTAGGGCTTGTGGAAATCCCTCTCTGGGAGGGTTTGGTATCAACAgattgctgcttctgtgctagtgcattttatcaaaaaaaaaaaaaaacaaaaaaaaacaccaacaaacccGAGCCTCAGATAAACCATCTGTCGGGCTAATCTAGCACCAGCCCTCCCGGCACACTGTTTGTCCTTGTGTTGATAGCCGTGGCTCCAGCTGGCTCATGGTGTGTCGTCCTTTGTAAGCAGCCTTTCATCCAACAACTAATCATTGTGTGAGAGGTATGTGGCAAAAATAACAGGATGTTTCTCCAAGGCCATCCCCGTATCTTTTGGCCTGGCTGTTGGGCACAGCTGCTTTCCTGTGCAGAGCCTCGGCTCCTCCTTTAGCCGGGAGAGGTGGTGTTCTCCCTGTCTCCAAAGGACCCTCAAAGAGCCTGAACATACCGATCTCTCGAAGCACCACACCTCGAATTTCTGGGGCTTTAGGACTGTTGGGAGCTCTGGTGAATGAGGATTCCTGAGAAAATTGTTAAAAGCAACGGCAGTTGGTGGCAGGTTGTGTCCTGCATGGTGGCCTTGAGGGGTTTGGTGCTGTCTGACCCAGTTATTTCGCAGCAGCAGCCTAGATCTCTGTGGACTGTGCACTAAAGAGCAGCGCTCCAGGGACAGTGTAATTAATTAGATGTCCTGATTCTGTCTTGGTAAAGAACTGGAGTTGCATGGGGACTTGCTTTCCACGGTGCCCAGTACCAAACTCCCAAAAGCCTTGAGCAAAGACAGGTCAGTGCTTTCTCCGAGTGCGTTTTAACTCCTCTGATGGCTGCCCTCTGCCTATAGCAAAATCCCTTCCTTGGGGCCGTTTTCAACTTTGATTAGGAAATCTCTGGTGAGCGTTTGCAAGGAAGCTCAGGGAGTTTTGGTCCCGAATCTCGCCGTGTTGGCCCAGTCCAGTTCCAGGTCATTTTGAGAAGTTGCTCTTTCTGAAGTCGTtggctgctccaggctggcaggcagTTGCTCCGGGCCAGCCAGGAGCCACCCCGGGTGGAGGGGACAGAGGTGGGGGTGACCAGCTTGGTCAGGGATTGTCTCAGTCAAACAGAGACGCTAACTGTGGCCtggcagctgggggggctgggggggaggcagtggagcacaggcagctctgctgggacctcccttAAGCCTTTTCCTTGTCCCTGGCAGGTTTCGTTGAGGAGCCGGAGAGGAAATACTGCTTTGAATGTGACAGTGAGGAGCAGTGTCAGGAGTGGATCGAGGCACTCAAGCGAGCCAGGtaagctgtgctgctggtgcgAGGTCTGCCTTGTGCAGTCTGTGCCGCTTATTTTCTGGGATCAGCTTGTGGTGAACCCAGGGAGGAGAGCGGTCGCCTCCTCCCAAGCAAGCTTCCCTTCAGCTCTAAATAGCATCTGAAACTTCTCCACATCCTTTTCTGCTAAGCCTGCTGCACGGTCCGTTCCTGTCTTACAGCTACGAGTTCATGAGGAGGAGCTTGATCTTCTACCGGAATGAGATCCAGAAAATGACAGGGAAGGTGAGTCCCTCGATGGCGGCTTGTCCAGTGGTGACCGATGGGtttgggctggagcaggggctgcggTGCTcgggtgctgctgccagctgccctgcGCAAGGCTCTTTGCCACCATCTGTGTGAAAGATCCCGCAGTGAGGCAGCTCCTGACGCTGTGGTCTCCACGGCCAGACCCGAGAGTTCCCCTGCCGAGCAGCCTGTGTTGTTGTGCTCGGTGCTGACCCTCGTGCGTGCACTCCTCCCGTGGCGGAGTGGCCTGAGGTTTGTAGCTGGACAGGGCCGGTCCGgactcccagcagctccctggaagAGCTCGCAGGCAGGCCTGGCCAGCTCGGAGCGATGCGGCGCGCACCCTGCCAGGCTccctggagcatccctgcccgaggtggcagaggtggctgcagctctcctgtgccAGCGTGGCCAGAATGCAGCCCATAACCTTGGGTATCTGCTGCATCCTCACTGAGGGCTGCTTGACTTGCTGTaccagaaacagcagctgggggctgagctggggtaAATCCGGCACATGATGGGGATcggcacccagccccagcccacaggCTGGTTGAGGGAGGGTCCCACCGGCCCCCCATCTCACTGGCGCCTTCACTGTGCTCTTGCCGCAGGACCCCCTGGAGCAGTACGGGATCTCTGAGGAAGCGCGCTTCCAGCTGGGAACACGCAAGCAGTAAACCCCTCGCCTGGGCTGACCGAGCTTCTGGCCCCAGGCTCACCCTGGAGGGTCACCCCCAaggccccccccaccccggggaagaacagcagcagttcCCCACAGCAGTGACCAAgtgactttttaatttattagccaaataattttgtatgattttttttaaaagggatttCATTGCACATTCCCACTTGCCCCAGCTGTGGAGGCAGCCAGTCGGAACTGCTGCTGACACGGCAGGCGTGGAACCACCCTGGCTCccagggagagcagaggagggggcagtgcagagctcctgctgctctagccctcctcttcctccctgtccctcctgcaggAGCTACGCAGCCATTCCTGCTCAGGATCTTCCCAAGGGAGCCATGGAGGGTTGGTTGTTCATCCCCTTGCTGTAAGAGGATGCTCCCACCGTTGCAGGGCTGTGCGTGCAGGGTTAACCCTGTCACGCCCTCCTCTGTTCATCACAAAGCCGTTTTGGTTGCCCAAACCCGGAGCCTGATGGCCAAGCTGTGAGCCAGGAGGAGTGGGAAGCCTTCCAttaacggggggggggggctcagcacGGGGTCAGCTGATGGGGGACACCCACTGCCCTGCGTTGTGTCCACTGGCGCCTGCCTCTGGgggttgttttcttcctttcccttcttggAGCAGGCGGTGCTAATTCCTAGAGGCTTGGTGAAGCTGCAGAGCATTAGAGCGCTGTCACAAACATGTTAGACAAAGCTGCAAAGCACAAGGGAGCTGAGAGAGGGCTGAGAGATCCTGCCTCCCCGCTGCCGTGATCCTGCCTCCCGCTGCCATGCCGGGGGCTGGGCCAAGCTGTGCAGTTATTCCAGCTTCCCAGAGGAAAGCCAGATGGAAGGTTTGTAAAGATAGAACT
This genomic window contains:
- the PLEKHJ1 gene encoding pleckstrin homology domain-containing family J member 1, which encodes MRYNERELLSLARQPAEKAAEILMRVPKKGSVLKKRLVKLVVNFLFYFRTDEAEPIGALLLEHCRITKEEDVFSISFVEEPERKYCFECDSEEQCQEWIEALKRASYEFMRRSLIFYRNEIQKMTGKDPLEQYGISEEARFQLGTRKQ